In Thermotoga sp. Ku-13t, one genomic interval encodes:
- the recJ gene encoding single-stranded-DNA-specific exonuclease RecJ gives MKRVDQDELKKLVAELGVSDLVARLLINRGIKDPEKAIRFLNPSKQDLHDPFLLKDMDRAVDILLRARDEDELVLVYGDYDVDGITGAAVLREFLQSHGWRVMHYIPRRIDEGYGLQPAALESFRGEGAKVLLTVDCGVTAIEAVHLAKRMGYDVVITDHHESSDVLPPADAVLNPKRKDDEYPFKDLAGVGVAFKLISAIAGRLSLNEEDVFQYLDLVALGTIADVVKLVDENRFIVREGLERMKRTDRPGLAMLLSRLQIPEPDSRDIGFRVAPKINAAGRLDAAHDAFDLLTTRDHMLASKLINLLFEYNATRQEIESQIFENALEQIECGGLDKYPIIVVRGRDWHVGVIGIVAARLCHRYNKPVIVISEGLEGARASARSVAGVNLMDLLQPFLHYFEEFGGHPLAVGFSLAAESVDRFVEALKSYEVPREDQTAGLEVDAVLKLEDIDNNFIAELQKLEPFGHGNPEPLFLCEGVRIEAAKLFGQNQSNVRLTISSNGKRFEATGFGLGHLFDAGLYEPVTMDVVFTIRGKMPTLYIVDAEINEKRLSSGHISLREPELRHRLNQLEQVLPETLGASLFVFDLRMRNTFFYWLLTFTNKSRYAVISLNNILSTQLYRTLLRYLEHSPDYLNSLNHERRNNHAFVTLSYFLANLDSLLREYEFFVINELAVFGEFKSEPEVLALFDIISRMPDRFLAVSVKRPDWLYDLAMALNLSVAYERICRPAYGLLDSLVRPEDVQDEINCFLFSNDKNLIEFCRKRLSTNQGLLVYSHAMKTGQKLSVLTALRRKKPGLLLCSTNTDGVPGLLGEEAQIVVSDSPLTLFELLDAVSFEGVFQILSLNFTQEDVFKRKAEIEELFPRIEIISDILHEIGHLVQVKEFLDYVVRKGYARNVAYAKIILRVLEELGARQQDGRLDLSGVSTNRNSLRISEGKFEKQYFGKFVEPFLLQRAKGIYKALSNPRLVI, from the coding sequence GTGAAGCGGGTAGACCAGGACGAGTTAAAAAAGCTCGTTGCAGAGTTAGGTGTCAGTGATCTCGTGGCAAGGCTACTTATAAACCGTGGAATCAAAGATCCAGAGAAGGCGATCAGGTTCCTCAATCCGTCCAAGCAGGATCTTCACGATCCGTTCCTTCTGAAGGACATGGATCGTGCGGTTGATATACTTCTGCGCGCCAGGGACGAGGACGAGTTGGTTCTCGTCTACGGCGATTACGACGTGGATGGTATCACCGGAGCCGCGGTGCTCAGGGAATTCCTTCAGAGCCACGGCTGGAGGGTGATGCATTACATCCCGCGGCGTATCGATGAAGGTTACGGCCTTCAACCAGCGGCACTGGAGAGTTTCAGAGGCGAGGGAGCAAAGGTTTTGCTCACTGTTGATTGCGGTGTCACGGCCATTGAAGCAGTCCATCTTGCGAAGAGGATGGGTTACGACGTTGTGATCACGGATCACCATGAATCTTCGGACGTCCTGCCACCTGCGGATGCGGTGCTCAACCCGAAGAGAAAAGACGACGAATATCCTTTCAAGGACCTCGCGGGCGTCGGGGTGGCGTTCAAGCTGATAAGCGCCATCGCGGGGCGTTTGTCTCTGAACGAAGAAGATGTCTTCCAGTACCTGGATCTTGTGGCGCTTGGCACGATAGCGGACGTGGTGAAACTGGTCGATGAGAACCGGTTCATAGTGAGGGAAGGCCTTGAAAGAATGAAGAGAACCGATCGTCCAGGCCTTGCTATGTTGCTCTCAAGGTTGCAGATACCTGAACCTGATTCCAGGGACATCGGATTTCGTGTCGCTCCAAAGATAAACGCCGCCGGTAGGCTCGATGCGGCTCACGACGCTTTCGATCTGCTGACAACTCGCGATCACATGCTCGCATCCAAACTGATCAATCTTTTGTTCGAATACAACGCGACCAGGCAGGAAATCGAATCGCAGATTTTCGAGAACGCTCTGGAACAGATCGAGTGTGGGGGACTCGACAAGTATCCGATCATCGTGGTGCGTGGAAGGGACTGGCACGTTGGGGTCATTGGAATAGTTGCTGCGCGCCTGTGTCATCGATACAACAAACCCGTGATAGTCATATCGGAAGGGTTGGAGGGTGCCCGAGCCTCAGCACGAAGCGTTGCGGGCGTCAATCTGATGGATTTGCTGCAACCGTTCCTGCACTATTTCGAGGAGTTTGGTGGCCACCCTCTCGCAGTCGGTTTCAGTTTGGCAGCCGAATCGGTCGATCGCTTCGTGGAAGCTCTGAAGAGTTATGAAGTTCCTCGGGAAGATCAAACTGCGGGCCTCGAAGTGGACGCGGTTTTGAAACTGGAAGATATAGACAATAATTTCATCGCTGAACTTCAGAAGCTTGAACCCTTTGGCCATGGAAATCCAGAGCCGTTGTTTCTGTGCGAAGGCGTCAGGATAGAGGCGGCAAAGCTCTTCGGTCAGAACCAATCGAACGTCAGACTGACGATAAGTTCCAACGGGAAGAGATTCGAGGCCACTGGCTTTGGCCTGGGGCACCTTTTCGATGCGGGTTTGTACGAACCTGTCACCATGGACGTTGTTTTCACAATCAGAGGAAAGATGCCAACGCTCTACATCGTGGATGCTGAGATCAACGAAAAAAGATTGTCATCAGGACATATCAGTTTGCGGGAACCGGAGCTCAGACACAGATTGAACCAGCTGGAACAGGTCCTACCCGAAACGTTAGGTGCCAGCCTGTTCGTCTTCGATCTGAGGATGAGGAACACCTTTTTCTACTGGCTCCTCACATTCACTAATAAAAGCAGGTACGCCGTGATTTCGCTGAACAATATTCTTTCCACACAACTTTACAGAACGTTGCTCAGATACTTGGAGCATTCGCCGGATTATCTCAACTCTCTGAACCATGAACGCAGAAACAACCACGCGTTCGTCACGCTCAGCTACTTCCTCGCGAACCTGGACAGTTTGCTGAGGGAGTATGAATTCTTCGTCATAAATGAACTCGCTGTATTTGGCGAATTCAAAAGCGAACCTGAGGTTCTAGCTCTGTTCGATATCATCAGTCGAATGCCGGATCGATTCCTCGCAGTTAGTGTTAAGCGACCAGACTGGTTGTACGATCTTGCGATGGCTCTGAACCTTTCCGTGGCTTACGAGAGGATCTGCAGACCCGCGTACGGCCTGCTCGATTCTCTGGTTCGACCTGAAGATGTACAAGATGAAATCAACTGCTTTTTGTTTTCGAACGATAAAAATCTCATCGAGTTCTGCAGAAAGCGACTCAGCACGAATCAGGGCTTGCTCGTTTACTCTCACGCCATGAAGACCGGTCAGAAACTTTCAGTTCTGACCGCGTTGAGGCGGAAAAAGCCAGGGCTCTTACTGTGCTCCACAAACACCGATGGTGTTCCCGGCCTGCTGGGAGAGGAAGCTCAAATCGTCGTCTCGGACAGTCCATTGACGCTGTTCGAATTGCTCGATGCGGTTTCCTTTGAAGGTGTGTTTCAGATTCTGAGTTTGAACTTCACGCAGGAAGATGTTTTCAAAAGGAAGGCAGAGATAGAAGAGTTGTTCCCCAGAATCGAGATCATAAGCGATATCCTGCACGAGATTGGTCACTTGGTGCAGGTCAAGGAATTTCTGGACTACGTGGTGCGAAAAGGTTACGCGAGGAACGTTGCTTACGCGAAAATAATCCTTCGCGTGCTTGAAGAGCTCGGTGCGAGGCAGCAGGATGGAAGACTGGATCTGTCCGGTGTGAGTACGAACAGAAATTCGTTGAGGATCAGCGAAGGTAAGTTCGAAAAACAGTACTTTGGGAAATTCGTTGAACCTTTCCTTCTGCAGAGGGCCAAGGGTATCTACAAAGCCCTTTCGAACCCGAGGCTGGTGATATGA
- the gyrA gene encoding DNA gyrase subunit A, with amino-acid sequence MSEILTKNIEDELVQQYMNYSMSVIIGRAIPDVRDGLKPVQRRILYVMHELGLTHNAQSKKCARIVGEVLGKYHPHGDMAVYDALVRLAQPFTMRYPLIIGQGNFGSVDRDPPAAMRYTEAKLSRLAEEMLEDLDKETVDMQDNFDGTLKEPTVLPSKIPNLLLSGSSGIAVGMATNIPPHNLVETVNAIQYFIKNPQCSVDDLMKHIKGPDFPTGGIIVNANSLREIYATGRGKLVIRSKVHFEEGKRHDQIVVTEIPYGVSKAALIEEIARYAEKNPKIQIKNIRDESDKKGLRIVIEIPKNGNYRLVLNNLYKHTSLQTSFNVQMLVIDNKRPKLMNLLQLIRAFVQHRFNVIRRRSEHDLKIYSKRAHILEGIMKAARAIGSVVDIIRSSKSSEEAIKNLINLLSVTEEQAKAILDMRLGRLTSLEIEKLKQEYSELVKKIEFAKEIISNDSKVYEVMYNELEELKHKYGDERRTQILNIEEDLDYEPEDLIPDEDIVITLTEKGYIKATSLNDYRSQKRGGKGIIGARIAEDDGIALVCATRVHSRTVFVSSHGRAFVLRNHEIELSNRDSKGKPIRAYLNLEEDESVLAMIPFNDWKGDLLLVTKKGKIKRTPLSEFESAGTRGIKAITFEDGDCVVAANVCDENDREVLIITRNGMSIRFSIDEVRCMGRTAMGVSAVSLRDGDEVVGMVVLSDNEGDVLTITTKGFGKRTPLSEYRVQSRGGVGIKTMPGVEKVGFLCGAELVKNPESDVIVLTKNGHSIRFKVSSVSVVGRTAKGVKILELSEDDEVSRFAVVETCTDS; translated from the coding sequence ATGTCCGAAATTCTCACCAAGAACATAGAGGACGAACTGGTACAGCAGTACATGAACTATTCAATGAGCGTCATCATAGGACGCGCCATTCCAGATGTGCGTGACGGCTTGAAACCGGTGCAGAGACGCATCCTGTATGTGATGCATGAACTCGGCTTGACGCACAACGCCCAATCGAAAAAGTGCGCCAGGATCGTCGGTGAAGTGCTCGGTAAGTACCATCCGCATGGGGACATGGCCGTTTACGATGCGCTGGTGAGACTGGCACAGCCTTTCACGATGCGCTATCCTCTGATCATCGGTCAGGGTAATTTCGGTTCCGTGGATAGAGATCCTCCGGCCGCCATGAGGTATACGGAGGCGAAGCTGTCAAGACTGGCAGAAGAAATGCTCGAAGATCTGGACAAAGAAACCGTTGATATGCAGGACAACTTCGATGGAACGCTGAAGGAACCGACGGTCCTACCTTCGAAGATTCCCAACTTGCTTCTGAGCGGATCTTCCGGCATCGCGGTTGGCATGGCGACGAACATCCCACCTCACAACCTCGTCGAGACCGTGAACGCCATACAGTACTTCATAAAGAATCCACAGTGCAGCGTGGATGACCTGATGAAACACATCAAAGGTCCTGACTTTCCAACGGGTGGAATCATCGTCAATGCCAACAGCCTGAGAGAAATATACGCCACTGGAAGAGGAAAGCTCGTGATCAGGAGCAAGGTGCACTTTGAAGAAGGCAAGAGGCACGATCAAATAGTGGTGACAGAGATCCCCTATGGTGTCAGCAAGGCGGCGCTCATCGAAGAAATCGCCAGATACGCCGAGAAGAATCCGAAGATCCAGATAAAGAACATCAGGGACGAGTCAGACAAGAAAGGCCTGAGGATAGTGATAGAAATTCCCAAGAACGGCAACTACAGACTCGTCCTGAACAACCTGTACAAACACACGTCTCTGCAAACAAGCTTCAACGTTCAGATGCTCGTGATCGACAACAAGCGACCGAAGCTCATGAACCTCCTTCAGCTGATCCGTGCGTTCGTTCAGCACAGATTCAACGTGATCAGAAGAAGGTCCGAACACGATCTGAAGATCTATTCCAAGCGGGCGCACATTCTGGAAGGCATCATGAAAGCGGCGAGGGCCATTGGAAGCGTCGTGGACATAATCAGGAGCAGTAAGAGCAGCGAGGAGGCCATCAAGAACCTGATCAACTTGCTGAGCGTCACCGAAGAACAGGCTAAAGCGATCCTGGACATGCGCTTGGGCAGGCTCACGAGCCTCGAGATCGAAAAATTGAAACAGGAGTATTCCGAACTGGTCAAGAAGATAGAGTTTGCCAAGGAGATCATCTCCAACGATTCGAAGGTTTACGAGGTCATGTACAACGAGCTCGAAGAATTGAAGCACAAATACGGTGATGAGAGAAGAACGCAGATACTCAACATCGAGGAAGATCTGGATTACGAACCGGAGGATCTGATACCGGACGAAGACATAGTGATAACGCTGACAGAAAAAGGTTACATAAAAGCCACGAGTTTGAACGATTACAGAAGTCAGAAACGCGGTGGGAAGGGTATCATCGGCGCAAGGATCGCCGAAGACGATGGAATAGCTCTGGTGTGCGCCACGCGGGTGCATTCGAGAACCGTTTTTGTGAGTTCGCATGGTAGGGCGTTCGTTTTACGAAACCACGAGATCGAACTGAGCAACAGAGACAGTAAAGGCAAACCCATCAGGGCGTATCTGAACCTCGAGGAAGACGAGTCCGTTTTAGCGATGATACCCTTCAACGACTGGAAAGGTGACCTTCTGCTGGTAACGAAGAAAGGTAAGATCAAAAGAACACCCCTATCGGAGTTTGAGAGTGCCGGCACGAGGGGGATCAAGGCCATAACCTTTGAGGACGGAGACTGTGTGGTAGCAGCGAACGTTTGCGATGAAAACGACAGAGAAGTTTTGATCATCACAAGGAATGGAATGTCGATAAGATTTTCCATCGACGAAGTACGGTGCATGGGTCGCACAGCGATGGGTGTCAGCGCGGTGTCGCTGAGGGACGGGGACGAGGTCGTAGGGATGGTCGTTCTGTCGGACAACGAGGGAGACGTTTTGACGATCACCACGAAGGGTTTCGGTAAACGCACACCGCTCAGCGAGTACAGAGTCCAGAGCCGTGGAGGAGTGGGTATCAAGACGATGCCGGGCGTGGAGAAGGTTGGTTTTCTCTGTGGAGCCGAGCTCGTTAAGAATCCGGAATCTGACGTGATCGTGCTCACCAAGAATGGGCACTCGATAAGGTTCAAAGTTTCCAGCGTCAGCGTTGTTGGTCGCACTGCGAAAGGTGTCAAAATATTGGAGCTTTCTGAAGACGACGAAGTTTCACGTTTTGCGGTGGTGGAAACGTGTACAGACAGTTGA
- a CDS encoding RuvX/YqgF family protein has translation MSIVAIDYGAKRCGVAIGENVPSEIFTVERSRIFELLLKLEVSTVVVGIAFSMSGRYSQQTFECVAFAEKIRKKLHKEVFMVDERLSSKMFQGRKNVDGLSAAEIFERFIAQGGGIYQILEPQPVPDPIVEEVKKHPGRLLIAHISDVRLCRADCVVLQEEPYYAYLFHKRGCHVEKDERFLEEFAPFDIIVTRKGFDHEKFLRPGGRVVCL, from the coding sequence ATGAGCATCGTCGCCATAGATTATGGAGCAAAAAGGTGTGGCGTCGCCATAGGAGAAAACGTCCCATCGGAGATCTTTACCGTAGAAAGATCGAGAATCTTTGAGCTTTTGCTCAAACTGGAAGTTTCAACAGTTGTGGTCGGCATCGCTTTTTCGATGAGTGGTAGATACTCTCAGCAGACCTTCGAGTGCGTTGCCTTCGCCGAGAAGATAAGGAAGAAACTTCACAAAGAAGTGTTCATGGTGGATGAACGATTGTCGAGCAAAATGTTTCAGGGCAGGAAAAACGTGGATGGTCTGAGCGCCGCTGAGATATTTGAAAGGTTCATCGCGCAGGGTGGGGGCATATACCAAATCCTGGAACCACAGCCGGTGCCAGATCCGATCGTTGAAGAAGTGAAAAAGCATCCTGGTAGATTGCTCATCGCACACATTTCGGACGTGAGACTGTGCCGAGCTGATTGCGTCGTGCTCCAGGAAGAACCCTACTACGCTTATCTGTTTCATAAAAGAGGTTGTCATGTGGAGAAAGACGAACGGTTCTTGGAAGAATTTGCGCCTTTTGATATCATTGTGACGAGGAAAGGTTTTGATCACGAAAAGTTTCTGAGGCCTGGAGGCAGAGTGGTGTGCCTGTAG
- a CDS encoding STAS domain-containing protein: MNEHSWTTIEINNVVVVKPRGELDMSNSFHFKSFIRDNYINAGKNNLILDLSEVHYMDSSALGVLLGLQRAARLNGGSMVLCGLHENLLRIFKITSLEGVFRIYPTVEEALKFFLGGN; the protein is encoded by the coding sequence ATGAATGAACACAGCTGGACGACGATCGAAATCAACAACGTGGTTGTGGTTAAACCGCGCGGGGAACTGGACATGAGCAACTCTTTTCATTTCAAGAGTTTCATCAGAGACAACTACATAAACGCGGGGAAGAATAATTTGATCCTCGACCTTTCCGAAGTCCATTACATGGACAGTTCGGCACTCGGGGTCCTGCTCGGGTTGCAGCGTGCCGCGAGGCTGAACGGTGGATCGATGGTTCTGTGCGGCCTTCACGAAAATCTCTTGAGAATTTTCAAGATAACCTCCCTGGAAGGTGTTTTCAGAATCTATCCGACTGTGGAGGAAGCTTTGAAATTCTTTTTGGGAGGTAACTGA
- the metG gene encoding methionine--tRNA ligase — translation MKFYITTPIYYVNSEPHVGSAYTTIIADIIARYKRMMGYKVFFLTGTDEHGQKVYQAARAAGKDPQQFCDELAEKFAQLWKKLQISNDGFIRTTDPKHMEVVQYFVKKMLENGDVYKGTYEGWYCVPCESYWSEDELGPNRTCPSCGREVKFIREDNYFFRLSKYRDALLEHYRKHPEFVQPDFRRNEMLKILESGLKDLSITRTTFSWGVPMPNDPQHVIYVWVDALINYVSAIGYPTDPEKFNEFWPADLHLIGKEINRFHSIIWPAMLMAVGLPLPKTIFAHGWLTVDGQKISKSLGNAIDPKYFVDKYGNDVLRFYLVREIVFGKDGDFSEKGLVNRLNSDLANDYGNLLHRTLAMIEKHFDSQMPEPGSFEDIDEQFVQQVLQKVEQYLTRMDSYQLTDAVETVMQVLASANKYFDERKPWLLAKQGETRKLATVLYNVSETLKKVAIMFYPVMPNSSQEVLRRLGETEPRAEHLRTWRTLNVGQRIVHAEPLFQKVEPKAEQKITQETVPQGVQLLDINEFKRVDLRVAKVLSAERIKSSEKLLKLLIDLGELGTRQIVAGIAKYYEPEQLVGKCIVVVANLKPAKLMGVESQGMLLAAHDGDHVKLVTIDGGATPGSKIS, via the coding sequence TTGAAGTTCTACATCACGACGCCGATATATTACGTCAATTCCGAACCACACGTGGGCAGTGCCTACACGACGATAATAGCCGACATAATCGCGCGTTACAAACGAATGATGGGTTACAAGGTCTTCTTTCTCACCGGCACTGATGAGCACGGCCAGAAGGTCTACCAGGCTGCCCGTGCAGCGGGGAAAGATCCACAGCAATTCTGTGATGAGCTTGCCGAAAAATTCGCACAGCTCTGGAAGAAACTGCAGATAAGCAACGACGGTTTCATAAGGACCACGGATCCCAAACACATGGAAGTGGTCCAGTACTTCGTCAAGAAAATGCTCGAGAACGGTGATGTGTACAAAGGCACCTACGAAGGCTGGTACTGTGTACCCTGCGAAAGTTACTGGAGCGAAGATGAACTCGGCCCAAACCGCACATGTCCGAGCTGCGGCAGAGAGGTCAAGTTCATCAGGGAGGATAATTACTTCTTCAGACTCTCAAAGTATCGTGACGCACTCCTGGAACACTACAGGAAGCATCCAGAGTTCGTTCAACCAGACTTCAGAAGGAACGAAATGCTCAAGATACTGGAATCGGGGCTTAAGGATCTGAGTATAACCAGAACCACGTTCAGCTGGGGAGTACCGATGCCAAACGACCCGCAGCACGTCATTTATGTATGGGTGGATGCACTCATAAACTACGTTTCCGCGATCGGTTATCCAACGGATCCAGAGAAGTTCAACGAGTTCTGGCCGGCCGACCTGCACTTGATAGGTAAGGAAATAAACAGATTCCACTCGATCATATGGCCCGCGATGTTGATGGCCGTCGGTCTTCCTCTGCCAAAGACGATTTTTGCTCACGGCTGGCTCACCGTCGATGGTCAGAAGATTTCAAAGTCCCTCGGTAACGCTATAGATCCCAAATACTTCGTAGACAAATACGGTAACGACGTGCTCAGATTCTACTTGGTCAGAGAGATCGTGTTCGGGAAAGATGGTGATTTCTCCGAAAAGGGCCTGGTGAACAGACTCAACTCCGACCTGGCCAACGATTACGGTAACCTTCTGCACAGGACTCTCGCCATGATCGAAAAACACTTCGATTCACAAATGCCGGAACCTGGTTCGTTCGAAGATATAGACGAACAGTTCGTTCAACAGGTGCTCCAGAAGGTGGAGCAGTACCTGACCCGGATGGACAGCTATCAGCTCACGGATGCCGTCGAAACGGTCATGCAGGTACTCGCTTCCGCGAACAAGTATTTCGACGAACGTAAACCATGGCTGCTGGCAAAGCAGGGTGAAACGCGAAAGCTGGCCACCGTGCTGTACAACGTGAGTGAGACGCTCAAAAAGGTGGCGATCATGTTCTACCCGGTCATGCCAAACTCCTCTCAGGAAGTACTCCGACGCCTAGGAGAGACAGAGCCGAGGGCAGAACACTTAAGAACGTGGCGCACCCTGAACGTTGGACAGAGGATCGTACACGCCGAGCCGCTCTTTCAAAAGGTCGAACCGAAGGCTGAACAGAAAATCACGCAGGAAACAGTTCCTCAAGGTGTACAGCTTCTGGACATAAACGAATTCAAGAGGGTAGATCTGAGGGTGGCGAAAGTCCTTTCGGCGGAAAGGATAAAGAGTTCCGAGAAACTGTTGAAGTTGCTCATAGACCTTGGAGAACTTGGAACCAGACAGATAGTTGCGGGGATCGCGAAGTACTATGAACCGGAACAACTCGTCGGCAAGTGCATCGTGGTCGTTGCGAACTTGAAACCCGCAAAACTCATGGGTGTGGAGTCTCAGGGTATGCTCCTTGCGGCACACGACGGTGACCATGTGAAGCTCGTCACGATAGACGGGGGAGCGACACCCGGTTCAAAGATCTCGTAG
- a CDS encoding archease, with the protein MYRQLNHTADVRYEIICDSEEQLFKEFINIFKDHYTVRFKDKETTVEYELSKSIEDAVFDIVNDWIYLIESKKLFPWDCRIEDGKLICTFREYEQIEGTELKAVTYHSLVVNRSDKIALKVVFDT; encoded by the coding sequence GTGTACAGACAGTTGAACCACACAGCCGATGTACGTTATGAGATAATTTGCGATAGTGAAGAACAACTGTTCAAAGAATTCATAAACATCTTCAAAGATCACTACACCGTGCGGTTCAAAGATAAAGAGACCACGGTCGAGTACGAGCTGTCGAAAAGCATCGAAGACGCCGTTTTCGACATCGTGAACGACTGGATTTATCTGATCGAGTCGAAGAAACTGTTTCCGTGGGACTGTCGCATCGAGGATGGGAAACTGATCTGTACGTTCAGAGAGTACGAGCAGATCGAAGGTACCGAACTTAAGGCCGTGACATATCACAGTCTGGTTGTGAACAGGTCAGACAAAATCGCTTTGAAGGTGGTGTTTGACACGTGA
- the lexA gene encoding transcriptional repressor LexA codes for MRQLTERQKKVLEFITSYFEKHGYSPSIRDIAKAFRITPRGAMMHLVALEKKGYISRSKKARSIKLLNVGEAVRLPVVGMIAAGNAIEAIERVVEMIEVPKQMLKTGFEHYVLKVKGDSMVNEHIVENDYVVIRKQDTAESGDIVSVLVDNSETTLKKIYFKDGKIVLKPANPALKPIELEPSRVKITGKVVGVIRIYE; via the coding sequence GTGAGGCAGTTGACGGAAAGGCAAAAAAAGGTTCTGGAATTCATAACTTCCTATTTCGAGAAGCACGGTTACTCTCCGAGCATAAGGGACATAGCCAAAGCCTTCCGCATAACACCGCGCGGTGCCATGATGCACCTTGTGGCTCTCGAGAAGAAAGGCTACATCTCGCGCTCGAAAAAGGCGAGGAGCATAAAACTTTTGAACGTGGGCGAAGCGGTCAGACTACCCGTGGTTGGTATGATCGCGGCGGGGAACGCGATCGAGGCGATCGAGCGCGTTGTGGAAATGATCGAAGTGCCAAAACAAATGCTCAAAACGGGCTTTGAACATTACGTGCTCAAGGTCAAGGGAGACAGCATGGTGAACGAGCACATCGTCGAAAACGACTACGTTGTGATCAGAAAACAGGACACCGCTGAGAGCGGAGACATAGTCTCAGTATTGGTGGACAACAGTGAAACTACTTTGAAGAAGATCTACTTCAAAGATGGCAAGATCGTGCTGAAACCTGCCAATCCAGCCTTGAAACCGATCGAGCTCGAACCGTCCCGCGTCAAGATAACCGGTAAGGTTGTAGGAGTGATTCGCATCTATGAATGA
- a CDS encoding ribonuclease J: MHIKLIDGHDCIGGNKILVTSSRGEGFLLDFGVNFKKWTLYFEEYLKPRTGRILHDLLKLELIPKLNIYRPDLMPPQFESDEHVRFVFLSHAHTDHSGLIGLLSEQIPLIMTNETFALLSVMDQLKPSVWEQLAIKTRVPANEEHVRSDVLVNNKKKEKKKRRICTGDVLESADGDFETVSLEQCWPGFVRVLPVYHSVLGAAALCVEVDDALVVYTGDLRMSPTKDEEDFWRFELGEKRLDLSKRTERFVQEVKRYRDSLKKILILIVEGTRLGRVEESVSDERTVFENARELISKTNRLVIADFPTKHLERLMSFLRIAQMCDRFLVLTPRDYALLENMGRIDPTWQLTERELSHIRIYHVAKVEFSKLEKDAVMFAKTVGLLVSPGEINQKPENFIIAAGYFDMPQILDIDESVLNGSVYIHSTSEAYTEEQQMDYRRFRNWLNRFNIQPFGLRFDDDIVFTKEFHASGHLSARDLEWLIGTLEPDFIIPVHTEDKSWFVSRWGNKVLTQEEVYL; the protein is encoded by the coding sequence ATGCATATAAAATTGATCGATGGGCACGATTGCATCGGGGGTAACAAGATACTGGTCACCTCGTCGAGAGGGGAGGGTTTTCTCCTCGATTTTGGGGTCAATTTCAAGAAGTGGACTCTCTATTTTGAAGAGTACTTGAAGCCCAGAACGGGCAGGATCCTGCACGATCTTCTCAAGCTCGAATTGATACCGAAACTGAACATCTACAGACCGGACCTCATGCCACCGCAGTTCGAGAGCGATGAACATGTCCGATTCGTTTTTTTGAGCCACGCCCACACAGACCACTCTGGCTTGATCGGTCTTCTGAGCGAACAGATCCCTCTGATCATGACGAACGAGACTTTCGCGCTCCTGAGCGTTATGGACCAGTTGAAACCTTCCGTCTGGGAACAGCTGGCCATCAAGACGAGAGTCCCCGCCAATGAGGAACATGTCCGTTCCGACGTGCTCGTCAACAACAAAAAGAAGGAAAAGAAGAAGAGAAGGATCTGTACAGGCGATGTTTTGGAATCAGCAGATGGAGATTTCGAAACTGTATCGCTCGAACAATGCTGGCCAGGCTTTGTGAGGGTCTTACCCGTGTACCATTCGGTGCTCGGTGCGGCGGCACTGTGCGTGGAGGTCGACGACGCGCTGGTGGTTTACACGGGAGACCTGAGAATGAGTCCAACGAAAGATGAAGAAGATTTCTGGCGTTTCGAACTCGGTGAGAAACGACTGGATCTTTCAAAGAGAACGGAAAGGTTCGTACAAGAGGTCAAACGTTACAGAGATTCACTCAAAAAGATCTTGATCCTGATCGTTGAAGGCACGAGACTCGGCAGGGTTGAAGAATCTGTCAGTGATGAACGAACCGTCTTCGAAAACGCGAGGGAACTCATTTCGAAAACCAACAGGCTCGTCATCGCAGATTTTCCCACCAAGCATCTCGAAAGATTGATGAGCTTTCTCAGGATCGCACAGATGTGCGACAGATTCCTCGTTCTAACTCCCAGGGACTACGCACTCTTGGAAAATATGGGGCGAATCGATCCAACCTGGCAACTGACAGAGCGCGAACTGAGTCACATACGCATTTATCATGTCGCCAAGGTGGAATTCTCGAAACTGGAAAAGGACGCGGTAATGTTTGCAAAAACGGTCGGCTTACTCGTCTCACCAGGGGAGATTAATCAAAAACCAGAAAATTTCATCATCGCGGCCGGATACTTCGATATGCCACAGATACTGGACATAGACGAAAGTGTTCTGAACGGTTCGGTGTACATTCACTCGACGAGCGAGGCTTACACGGAAGAGCAGCAGATGGATTATAGAAGGTTCAGGAACTGGTTGAACAGGTTCAACATCCAGCCATTCGGTCTAAGGTTCGATGATGATATCGTTTTTACGAAAGAGTTCCACGCCTCAGGACACCTTTCAGCACGTGATCTGGAATGGCTCATCGGGACACTGGAACCAGATTTCATAATACCGGTGCACACGGAGGATAAATCCTGGTTCGTGAGCAGATGGGGTAACAAGGTCCTCACTCAGGAAGAAGTATACTTATGA